The following proteins are encoded in a genomic region of Gimesia algae:
- a CDS encoding c-type cytochrome → MRHRWSILFILLVAASILSVKLFTEASEDPPEEYKVPAEYPPHELGEHVKLGRAIVEQTNVHPLSKDYVGNSLTCSSCHLKAGTDPHAATFIGAAAAYPAWSPREKRVITLEDRVLNCFMRSQNGKRPPLGSKVSTAITAYITWLSMGHMINMNHLKPLGPNHVKPLDIKTDLANSERGAILYTDKCADCHGEEGNGTEEGPPVWGAQSYNAGAGMSQNAKLAAWLKVAMPMDNTGLTDQESLDIAAYINSHERPVFVLEEHLPGADGLGSYGW, encoded by the coding sequence ATGCGACATCGTTGGAGTATTCTTTTCATTCTGCTTGTTGCGGCAAGTATTCTATCAGTCAAACTGTTTACTGAAGCATCTGAGGATCCACCTGAAGAATACAAAGTTCCAGCCGAATATCCTCCCCATGAACTGGGTGAGCATGTCAAACTGGGGCGCGCGATTGTAGAGCAGACCAATGTGCACCCGCTCTCAAAAGACTATGTCGGTAATTCACTGACCTGCAGTTCCTGTCATTTGAAGGCAGGAACCGATCCGCATGCTGCCACTTTTATCGGTGCGGCTGCAGCGTATCCTGCCTGGTCTCCCCGCGAAAAGCGAGTAATTACTCTGGAAGACCGTGTCTTGAACTGTTTCATGCGAAGCCAGAACGGCAAACGTCCTCCGCTGGGAAGTAAAGTCTCGACCGCGATTACTGCTTATATTACCTGGCTCTCGATGGGGCACATGATCAACATGAATCATCTGAAACCATTGGGGCCGAACCATGTCAAGCCTCTCGATATCAAAACAGATCTGGCGAATTCAGAACGGGGGGCGATCTTATATACAGACAAGTGTGCCGACTGTCATGGAGAAGAGGGGAACGGAACAGAAGAGGGACCACCTGTCTGGGGGGCACAATCGTATAATGCGGGGGCAGGAATGAGCCAGAATGCTAAGTTGGCCGCCTGGCTGAAGGTAGCAATGCCTATGGACAATACCGGTCTTACTGATCAGGAATCGCTGGATATAGCCGCCTATATCAATTCTCATGAACGCCCCGTATTTGTACTCGAGGAGCATTTACCAGGGGCAGATGGTCTGGGAAGCTACGGCTGGTGA
- a CDS encoding DsrE family protein, with translation MKTLLLRNGMLIILVCVVAGSALAQRGPGGRGPGRGKGGHGQGQGHDRDHVDFRYLLTNHKKIKREVRELPNGVQTLTESDDPQVAAKIREHVYWMKERVEKQQPIRMRDPLFAELFKHAGQIKMVTENTPTGVRVLETSENPYVVKLIKEHAKTVSEFAKRGFPEAMKNHPVPTTKNEVKNREYIHPAIQQYGKVVQLPAAAQQPRADSKICVDLTKGGAVDQLNPSIEKIARYINIYQGAGKSPASVQIAVVLHGDATLCALNDDAYAERFKTKSNPNLECLHELHEAGVAIYVCGQSLIGKGSQPEEVVVFADVAVSALTSLVNLQTDGYAYVPLLK, from the coding sequence ATGAAGACATTACTTCTACGAAATGGGATGCTCATTATCCTGGTCTGTGTGGTAGCAGGTTCCGCTCTGGCCCAGCGTGGACCGGGTGGACGCGGTCCTGGTCGAGGAAAAGGAGGCCACGGGCAAGGACAGGGGCATGACCGCGATCATGTGGACTTTCGCTATCTGCTCACCAATCATAAGAAAATCAAACGCGAAGTACGGGAACTGCCAAACGGAGTCCAGACGCTAACGGAATCGGATGATCCTCAGGTTGCTGCGAAAATCAGGGAACATGTCTACTGGATGAAAGAACGAGTTGAAAAGCAGCAGCCCATTCGGATGCGCGACCCCCTGTTTGCAGAATTGTTTAAACACGCCGGACAAATCAAAATGGTCACCGAGAATACCCCCACAGGGGTTCGTGTGCTGGAGACTTCAGAAAATCCCTACGTTGTGAAACTGATTAAAGAACATGCGAAGACGGTTTCCGAATTTGCAAAACGTGGTTTCCCCGAAGCAATGAAAAACCACCCCGTTCCAACAACAAAAAATGAAGTGAAAAACCGGGAATACATTCATCCGGCAATACAACAGTACGGGAAAGTGGTTCAATTACCTGCCGCTGCCCAGCAACCACGGGCTGATAGTAAAATCTGTGTTGATCTGACCAAAGGGGGAGCAGTCGACCAGTTGAATCCTTCCATTGAGAAAATCGCGAGGTATATCAATATTTATCAGGGAGCCGGTAAAAGCCCGGCGTCGGTTCAAATCGCCGTAGTATTGCATGGGGATGCCACCCTTTGTGCGCTGAATGATGACGCTTATGCTGAACGGTTTAAAACAAAGAGTAATCCCAACCTGGAATGCTTGCACGAACTGCATGAGGCAGGAGTTGCGATTTATGTCTGTGGTCAATCGCTGATCGGAAAAGGGAGTCAGCCGGAAGAGGTGGTCGTGTTTGCCGATGTTGCGGTCTCCGCATTAACATCACTGGTTAATCTTCAGACAGACGGATATGCTTATGTGCCTTTATTAAAATAG
- a CDS encoding protein kinase domain-containing protein, with protein sequence MNDNPDKNEENEESSAELNEQNGQTQSDSEFDSDDRSSEIDQTIISDQWDSETISSDTFDTADSEELFQTRDAAESGQDTFEDLPSNDQTMVDSTGEEDIYDTIVDPDSSDSDQTMESDEQGDWAGMQTINENPEAQPEDRNDQTMILDDSVENSDMGATFVEDGNSPSDIEATMVSDDVPPELMATMNSAWGDDMATMAERPDMTIKAPDLPADLISNQTSLVIKKRDFSDTTNSEFNDNAEYELLEILGQGGMGVVYTARQTSIDRQVAVKMLKSKTAQSSEQRHKFLAEAVVTGELDHPNIVPIYDVGSNNSGALFYSMKKVEGRPWLKTVRKNTLGENLNILMKVADAVAFAHSRSVVHRDLKPENVMLGEFGEVLVMDWGLAQSTSGFRKSSSIITTSSMGGTPAYMAPEMATGPVDKISPLSDIYLLGAILYEILTGRPPHTGKTAMKCLMAAAKNKIVPTEKKGELIEIAMKAMALRPQDRYPSVQAFQQAILAYQSHSESISLATRADSDLNKAIETENYELFSRALFGFQEALSLWPENSTAQAGAEKSTLSYAGLAYGKGDYDLGLSLLNSEEPAHQELVEKIRAAQTERDARQQRLRAAKRVFVGMLATVMFVVTGAFFWIRAEANRALEAEKVAETERDTAVQERKKADEARAQEKIEREKADIARDEAIASETKAKEAQKKEAAALEVALSEKEKAEIEEKKAIEAKKKEEYEAYIARIGLAAAKIDENAFESAVELLNECPENLRNWEWGRLMHLCSQSSRTFDAQAPIDALAISQDDSQFVTGGKDGVARLWDRTTGRVLATFDHQKHPVLAVAISPDGKTLATGSEDPAGFIKVWDLDSYAQIPITFKDASKKTPFDQGHTEGVLSISFSKDGKRLLTSSYDKTARLWDLKSGDQLKRYWGHNWWVWDANFSTDEKRIVTASQDGTAVIWNTETGEKGAPFTGHQGPVYSAHFSPDAESTQVATSGYDRRILLWRPEDIVPYDFSKLVSGKENEPPAYVAFDGHQESVQSAEFTNDGKMIISASHDNSVKLWDIETTKALKTFRGHDSWVQNATILNDGKWILSASHDAQLKLWNIANYAEIRTLKGRVLAQHVDAILDVSFSSDGKQLVTASRDKTAISWDVSTGKLNKEFTEGHAFLASSAVFLPDGKRLATAAVDNSVRIWDIQTGTEHKRFEHTGRSAAIAVSFDSKLLVTGSDEKTVRIWDITSGELLKELSGHHSEVSAVAISADKRFCASGDARGHCMLWDVESGELLHKLSGHTRRISAIAFLPDEKTVLSASGDNTVGSWDVVTGKENQDQILKHPDAILSMAIFDQGKQAATSCADGLVRIWDLETSKVTRTIQPVNGLINSVSVSQDNKRLLTANVQQRVIQLWALETGAELRVPGKNGQLKPFLDFRTKGGMLWTAVFSPYHNSILTVGGRDARLWNDVTAQQVMAFHPHGVVASAAFSPDGKWLVTGSWDNSAKIWNTQTGQAEKKLEQKHNGYVNTVRYSPDGKLILTSSDDGTAKVWNAESGAMLMSLDQPETHVSSAIFSPDGSQIVTASNDKTLVMWDAGNGKKLKTFQGHEWPIREVAYSHNGKRLISGSEDNTAIIWNIDTGKKTVLAGHTAPVESVVFSPDDSRAFTASDDGTAKLWDTDSGKEILTLSSHAQGVTSVDFSPNGRFVATGSQDGQAILWLTVNWKNQAPRVVQLNR encoded by the coding sequence ATGAATGACAATCCAGACAAAAATGAAGAAAACGAAGAATCGTCTGCTGAACTGAATGAGCAAAACGGCCAGACTCAATCCGATTCGGAATTTGATTCTGATGATCGCAGCAGCGAAATTGACCAGACGATTATTTCTGATCAATGGGATTCTGAAACGATCAGCAGTGATACCTTTGACACTGCTGATTCGGAAGAACTTTTCCAGACCCGCGATGCTGCAGAGTCGGGGCAGGATACGTTTGAGGATCTGCCATCGAATGATCAGACAATGGTCGACAGTACTGGCGAGGAGGACATTTATGACACGATCGTCGATCCTGACTCCAGTGACTCTGACCAGACCATGGAATCGGATGAACAAGGTGACTGGGCAGGCATGCAGACGATTAACGAAAACCCCGAAGCGCAGCCAGAAGACCGGAACGACCAGACCATGATTCTGGATGACTCCGTTGAGAATTCCGATATGGGAGCCACTTTTGTTGAAGATGGTAACTCCCCCTCCGATATCGAAGCCACCATGGTTTCTGATGATGTCCCGCCTGAGCTGATGGCGACCATGAATTCTGCCTGGGGTGATGACATGGCAACCATGGCAGAGCGTCCGGACATGACGATCAAGGCCCCTGATCTCCCCGCGGATTTAATTTCAAATCAGACCTCCCTGGTGATCAAGAAACGTGATTTCAGCGATACGACAAACTCAGAATTCAATGACAATGCAGAATACGAACTGCTGGAGATCCTTGGTCAGGGTGGTATGGGAGTTGTCTATACTGCGCGACAGACTTCGATCGACAGACAGGTCGCTGTCAAAATGCTGAAAAGCAAAACCGCGCAAAGCAGTGAGCAACGCCATAAGTTTCTTGCAGAAGCTGTCGTCACCGGTGAACTCGATCACCCGAATATTGTTCCCATTTACGATGTCGGCAGTAACAATTCCGGGGCGCTGTTCTACTCGATGAAAAAAGTCGAAGGACGTCCCTGGCTCAAAACCGTTCGAAAAAACACACTGGGAGAGAATCTTAACATTCTAATGAAGGTAGCGGATGCAGTCGCGTTTGCGCATTCCCGCAGCGTCGTGCACCGCGACCTGAAACCAGAAAATGTTATGCTGGGAGAATTTGGTGAAGTCCTGGTCATGGACTGGGGCCTGGCACAATCGACTTCCGGTTTCCGCAAATCAAGCAGCATTATTACGACTTCCAGCATGGGGGGAACTCCGGCTTACATGGCACCGGAAATGGCCACTGGTCCTGTTGATAAAATTTCGCCACTTTCGGACATTTATCTGCTGGGTGCCATTCTCTACGAAATTCTAACAGGACGGCCGCCGCATACCGGTAAAACTGCCATGAAATGTCTGATGGCAGCTGCGAAGAATAAAATTGTGCCAACCGAGAAAAAAGGCGAGCTGATTGAGATCGCCATGAAAGCGATGGCTTTGCGGCCACAGGATCGTTATCCCAGCGTGCAGGCCTTCCAACAGGCGATCTTGGCTTATCAGTCGCATTCGGAAAGTATCTCACTGGCAACTCGTGCCGATTCCGATTTGAATAAAGCCATTGAAACAGAAAATTACGAACTCTTTTCTCGTGCCCTGTTTGGGTTCCAGGAAGCCCTTTCGCTCTGGCCGGAAAACAGCACAGCGCAGGCCGGTGCTGAAAAATCAACACTCAGTTATGCCGGTCTGGCGTATGGCAAAGGTGACTATGACCTGGGACTCTCACTATTAAATTCAGAAGAACCCGCTCACCAGGAACTGGTTGAAAAGATTCGTGCCGCCCAGACAGAACGCGATGCACGTCAACAGCGTCTTCGCGCTGCGAAGCGCGTTTTTGTCGGTATGTTGGCAACCGTGATGTTTGTCGTTACGGGTGCCTTCTTCTGGATCCGCGCAGAAGCCAATCGTGCTCTAGAGGCAGAAAAAGTCGCTGAAACGGAACGCGACACGGCAGTCCAGGAACGTAAAAAAGCAGATGAAGCCCGCGCCCAGGAAAAAATAGAACGGGAAAAAGCAGACATTGCACGTGATGAAGCGATTGCTTCAGAAACAAAAGCGAAAGAGGCACAGAAGAAAGAAGCAGCTGCACTCGAGGTTGCTCTTTCTGAAAAAGAAAAAGCGGAAATCGAAGAGAAAAAGGCCATTGAAGCCAAAAAGAAAGAGGAATACGAAGCCTATATCGCCCGCATCGGCCTGGCCGCTGCGAAAATCGATGAAAATGCATTCGAAAGCGCAGTGGAATTACTCAACGAATGCCCCGAAAATCTGCGCAACTGGGAGTGGGGCCGTTTAATGCATCTCTGTTCCCAGAGCAGTCGGACTTTCGATGCTCAAGCTCCTATCGACGCGTTAGCGATTTCCCAGGATGATTCCCAGTTTGTAACGGGTGGCAAAGATGGTGTCGCCCGACTCTGGGACCGTACTACCGGAAGAGTCCTCGCCACTTTTGATCACCAGAAACACCCGGTTCTCGCAGTCGCCATCAGTCCTGACGGAAAAACGCTGGCTACAGGCAGCGAAGATCCAGCTGGATTTATCAAAGTCTGGGATCTTGATTCGTATGCACAAATCCCGATCACATTCAAAGATGCTTCAAAGAAAACTCCCTTTGATCAGGGGCATACTGAAGGCGTATTAAGCATTTCGTTTTCGAAAGATGGGAAACGCCTTTTGACCAGTTCTTATGATAAAACCGCCCGCCTCTGGGATCTGAAATCCGGCGATCAATTAAAACGCTACTGGGGACACAACTGGTGGGTCTGGGACGCGAACTTCTCCACGGATGAAAAACGAATTGTTACAGCCAGCCAGGATGGAACCGCGGTCATCTGGAATACCGAAACCGGAGAAAAAGGAGCCCCCTTCACCGGTCACCAGGGGCCCGTGTATTCAGCCCACTTTTCACCCGATGCAGAGAGTACACAAGTCGCTACCAGCGGCTATGATCGCCGGATTCTTTTATGGCGACCTGAAGATATCGTTCCTTACGATTTCTCAAAACTGGTCTCCGGTAAAGAAAATGAGCCACCAGCCTACGTCGCCTTTGATGGTCACCAGGAAAGTGTTCAGTCTGCGGAATTCACTAACGATGGAAAGATGATTATCTCTGCCAGCCATGACAATTCCGTCAAACTCTGGGATATTGAAACGACAAAAGCTCTGAAAACATTTCGTGGCCATGACAGTTGGGTTCAGAACGCGACGATCTTGAATGATGGTAAGTGGATCCTTTCTGCCAGCCACGATGCGCAGCTGAAATTATGGAACATTGCCAACTATGCTGAAATCCGTACCCTCAAGGGGCGGGTTCTCGCTCAGCATGTCGATGCGATTCTGGACGTTTCTTTCTCAAGCGATGGAAAACAGCTGGTCACCGCCAGTCGTGATAAAACCGCCATTTCCTGGGATGTTTCTACCGGAAAGCTCAATAAAGAATTCACCGAAGGGCACGCGTTCCTGGCTTCGAGCGCGGTCTTCCTGCCTGATGGCAAACGACTTGCCACTGCTGCTGTTGATAATTCGGTTCGCATCTGGGATATCCAGACTGGAACCGAACACAAACGATTTGAGCATACCGGCCGCAGTGCCGCTATTGCAGTTTCGTTTGACTCAAAACTGCTCGTTACAGGCAGTGATGAAAAGACGGTTCGCATCTGGGATATCACTTCAGGAGAACTGCTCAAAGAACTTTCCGGACATCATTCTGAAGTGAGTGCGGTCGCCATTTCAGCTGACAAACGATTCTGTGCCAGTGGCGATGCACGCGGACATTGTATGCTCTGGGATGTCGAATCTGGTGAATTATTACATAAACTGTCTGGGCATACACGACGAATCAGTGCGATTGCCTTTTTACCTGATGAAAAAACAGTACTCTCAGCCAGCGGAGATAACACGGTCGGCAGCTGGGATGTCGTGACAGGTAAAGAAAATCAGGATCAGATTCTAAAGCACCCCGATGCCATTCTGTCCATGGCCATTTTTGACCAGGGCAAGCAGGCGGCGACCAGTTGTGCTGACGGTCTCGTCCGCATCTGGGATCTGGAAACTTCCAAAGTCACACGAACCATTCAACCCGTAAACGGTTTGATTAACTCCGTCAGTGTCTCCCAGGATAATAAACGCCTCTTGACTGCGAATGTGCAACAACGCGTGATTCAACTCTGGGCTCTGGAAACCGGTGCCGAACTGAGAGTCCCGGGAAAGAATGGTCAACTCAAACCGTTTCTGGATTTTCGGACCAAAGGGGGCATGCTGTGGACCGCTGTCTTTTCGCCTTATCACAATTCGATTCTGACTGTCGGCGGACGTGATGCCCGGCTCTGGAACGACGTGACCGCGCAACAGGTCATGGCATTTCACCCACATGGTGTCGTTGCTTCTGCTGCGTTCTCACCAGATGGGAAATGGCTGGTAACAGGTAGCTGGGACAATTCTGCAAAAATCTGGAACACGCAGACAGGCCAGGCGGAAAAGAAACTGGAGCAGAAACACAATGGCTATGTCAACACCGTCCGCTACTCTCCGGATGGGAAGCTCATCCTTACCTCAAGTGATGATGGTACCGCGAAAGTCTGGAATGCCGAAAGTGGTGCCATGCTGATGAGTCTGGATCAACCCGAAACTCATGTGAGCAGTGCCATTTTCTCACCCGACGGATCACAAATTGTAACCGCTTCCAACGACAAAACCCTGGTCATGTGGGATGCGGGAAATGGCAAAAAATTGAAAACGTTCCAGGGACACGAATGGCCTATACGGGAAGTAGCATACTCACATAATGGCAAACGACTGATTTCCGGGTCCGAAGATAACACGGCGATTATCTGGAATATTGACACCGGGAAGAAAACTGTCCTCGCCGGTCATACCGCACCGGTGGAATCGGTCGTCTTCTCACCTGATGACAGCCGGGCCTTTACTGCCAGTGATGATGGCACGGCCAAACTCTGGGATACCGATTCAGGGAAAGAAATCCTCACACTCAGCAGCCATGCACAGGGAGTCACTTCGGTCGACTTTTCTCCAAACGGACGGTTTGTAGCAACAGGCAGCCAGGATGGACAGGCAATTTTATGGCTTACCGTTAACTGGAAGAACCAGGCGCCCCGGGTCGTGCAGTTAAACCGTTAA
- a CDS encoding antibiotic biosynthesis monooxygenase produces the protein MSATNSDPVTMVVTAHPAPGNQKEWEETLTNTIQASLKFPGHLGTTVLKQESTRKPTYQIVLRFDQLENLDRWKSSPEREHWISKLHALEHCPPAITHNTGLETWFELTHHDEQQQVDHPPKYKIAVIVWIAVYVSVIPIITLIRPYMSELHFLLASAITTTITVPLMTWVMIPLLSWMLKGWMYPGSKK, from the coding sequence ATGTCCGCAACCAATTCTGACCCTGTGACCATGGTGGTGACAGCCCATCCCGCTCCCGGAAATCAAAAAGAGTGGGAAGAAACGCTGACGAATACGATTCAGGCCTCACTCAAGTTCCCCGGCCATCTGGGAACCACGGTCCTTAAACAGGAATCCACTCGGAAACCTACCTACCAGATTGTTTTGCGTTTTGATCAACTGGAGAATCTGGACCGCTGGAAAAGTTCACCGGAACGGGAGCACTGGATATCCAAGCTGCATGCATTGGAACATTGCCCTCCCGCGATCACTCATAACACCGGGCTGGAAACCTGGTTTGAATTGACACATCACGACGAACAACAGCAGGTCGATCACCCTCCCAAATATAAAATTGCTGTTATCGTATGGATTGCCGTCTATGTCTCCGTCATTCCTATTATCACCCTCATTCGTCCCTACATGAGTGAACTGCATTTTTTGCTCGCCAGTGCGATTACCACGACTATCACTGTCCCTCTCATGACCTGGGTCATGATCCCACTTTTGAGCTGGATGCTGAAAGGCTGGATGTATCCCGGTTCAAAAAAATAA
- a CDS encoding NAD(P)/FAD-dependent oxidoreductase, translating into MISHTSENRQKPDQTIHDSDQVIHHQVLIVGGGTAGITVAAQLTRGWSNQLDVAILEPSDSHYYQPAWTLVGGGTFRMAKTRRDEASVIPRKAKWIRDAVVEFEPQQNRLKTRDGRTIQYDYLVVCAGIQIKWDDVKGLKENLGHAGVCSNYSFESVGSTWDNISHFKGGTAIFTQPVTGIKCGGAPQKICYLADDYFRQQGVREKTKIIFVSGTSSLFAVEKYRKVLEQVVQRKDIETRFNQSLVAISADSKEAIFRDLETGEESAIGYDMIHVTPPMGPPAFIAEGPLADEKGWVDVNQHTLQHVRFPNVFALGDSSNLPTSKTAAAIRKQAPVVTRNLKSLIAGKPLTASYNGYTSCPLVTGYGKLVLAEFDYDKLPDETFPFNQAKERWSMWLLKKYLLPVLYWKGMLKGRV; encoded by the coding sequence ATGATTTCCCATACCAGTGAAAACCGCCAGAAACCTGACCAGACCATACATGACTCTGATCAGGTGATTCACCATCAGGTTCTGATCGTCGGAGGGGGGACGGCAGGAATTACGGTTGCTGCCCAACTCACCCGTGGCTGGTCGAATCAACTTGATGTGGCTATCTTGGAGCCTTCGGACAGCCACTATTACCAACCTGCCTGGACACTCGTAGGCGGGGGAACCTTTCGCATGGCAAAAACACGCCGTGACGAAGCGTCTGTGATCCCCCGCAAGGCGAAATGGATTCGTGATGCGGTCGTCGAATTTGAACCACAGCAGAATCGCTTAAAAACTCGCGATGGAAGAACTATACAGTACGATTATCTTGTTGTGTGTGCCGGGATCCAGATCAAATGGGATGACGTCAAGGGGTTAAAAGAAAATCTGGGACACGCAGGAGTCTGCAGTAATTATTCCTTCGAGTCTGTAGGTAGTACCTGGGACAACATCAGTCATTTCAAGGGAGGGACAGCGATATTTACCCAGCCTGTCACCGGAATCAAATGCGGTGGTGCGCCGCAAAAGATCTGTTATCTGGCGGATGATTATTTTCGTCAGCAGGGGGTCAGGGAGAAGACTAAAATCATCTTTGTCTCAGGGACCAGTAGTCTGTTTGCCGTTGAGAAATATCGGAAGGTACTGGAACAGGTTGTTCAACGAAAAGATATTGAGACCCGGTTCAATCAGAGTCTGGTTGCCATTTCTGCTGACTCGAAGGAAGCGATCTTCCGCGATTTGGAAACAGGAGAGGAGAGCGCCATCGGCTATGACATGATCCATGTCACTCCCCCAATGGGGCCGCCGGCGTTTATCGCTGAAGGTCCTCTGGCTGATGAGAAGGGCTGGGTGGATGTTAATCAACATACGCTGCAGCATGTGCGGTTCCCCAATGTATTCGCGCTCGGAGACAGCAGTAATCTGCCGACTTCAAAAACGGCAGCTGCCATTCGCAAGCAGGCTCCTGTGGTAACCAGAAATCTGAAATCACTGATCGCGGGCAAACCACTGACAGCCAGCTATAACGGTTACACATCCTGTCCTCTGGTGACCGGATACGGAAAACTGGTTTTGGCAGAGTTCGATTATGACAAGCTTCCCGACGAAACGTTCCCCTTCAATCAGGCGAAGGAGCGCTGGAGTATGTGGCTGCTGAAGAAATATCTGCTGCCCGTGTTGTACTGGAAGGGCATGCTGAAAGGTCGTGTTTAA
- a CDS encoding glycine zipper domain-containing protein, whose amino-acid sequence MNCLSHKSGVTLLALGLLTQVGCASMNHTEAGAAHGAGIGAITGAIIGNHSGNAGAGALIGAATGGLAGSLIGNAEDAREERDVAIAQANHERMARAAIHNNDVLQMTHSGVSDSVIMGAIRSRGGAFDLSPQTIIALKQQGLSDPLIEFMQQHNYVSSTQPVVVQQAPTVVSSPSVVFVRPRPRPRYVRPRYGMHGHFHF is encoded by the coding sequence ATGAACTGTCTGTCACATAAATCAGGGGTTACTCTGCTGGCTCTGGGATTATTGACCCAGGTTGGTTGTGCTTCAATGAACCACACCGAAGCAGGAGCTGCCCATGGTGCTGGAATCGGTGCCATCACCGGTGCCATTATCGGGAATCATTCCGGTAACGCCGGCGCAGGTGCACTGATTGGTGCCGCAACCGGGGGACTGGCGGGAAGCCTGATCGGAAATGCAGAAGATGCCCGTGAAGAACGTGACGTGGCCATTGCCCAGGCAAATCACGAACGAATGGCCCGGGCTGCGATTCATAACAATGATGTCCTGCAGATGACCCACAGCGGTGTGAGTGACTCCGTAATTATGGGCGCTATTCGCAGTCGTGGCGGTGCATTCGATTTGAGCCCCCAGACGATTATTGCTCTCAAACAGCAGGGTCTCAGCGACCCACTGATCGAATTCATGCAGCAGCATAACTATGTGAGTTCAACACAGCCTGTGGTCGTACAACAGGCACCAACGGTTGTCAGTTCGCCATCTGTTGTTTTCGTACGACCACGTCCGCGGCCACGCTATGTCCGTCCACGCTATGGTATGCACGGACATTTTCACTTTTAA